From one Tautonia marina genomic stretch:
- a CDS encoding TIGR04222 domain-containing membrane protein, whose product MTEDQTQLWERIAAFPLDDPDSDFTFTQRLARENRWSLSFARRVVLEYRRFLFLAMAAGHPVTPSDQVDQPWHLHLTYTRSYWDDLCRKVLGRPLHHGPTRGGPQESAKFHDWYARTLDSYRRLFGSEPPSDIWPPVADRFGRDLHFARVNTATHWVLPRPATIFRGLIGRLRSPGEGTGPAILPCIRSFQRFASLRGLATLTGISIVLAGCGRDWAPAPPRVIDLSGMSGWEFLNLFVPLTFGAVVGSVLLRQWIKFRPASLAIPEIDEPSPLASDPEKLDPYALILLARGPDRTGPVQAAIARLVDDGHLTFDEDTKRFSVCPSEVDRPHHPVEQSVMDVVQAHSSSTNWKLVKAAARSRVVRDVEDSLRALGWLQSSENAVTMRLAPLLPLGAVFLLGFWRIDLGLQREQPVGFLVLLCIALFVAAVIHLFVKPWRTSSGNALVNALDQQRGQIVNDPPRASDPRFPVAFALLGLNALPGEGVLAALRPEIVPPPSDGNGGCGGDGGCGGCGGCGGCGG is encoded by the coding sequence ATGACCGAGGACCAAACACAGCTTTGGGAACGCATCGCGGCCTTCCCGCTCGATGATCCGGATTCCGACTTCACCTTCACGCAACGTCTGGCACGGGAGAACCGCTGGAGTCTCTCCTTCGCCCGTCGCGTTGTCCTCGAATACCGGCGGTTCCTCTTTCTGGCGATGGCGGCCGGGCACCCGGTCACGCCCTCCGATCAGGTCGATCAGCCCTGGCACCTCCACCTGACCTACACCCGAAGCTACTGGGACGACCTCTGCCGCAAGGTCCTCGGCCGCCCTTTGCACCACGGGCCAACCCGAGGCGGCCCGCAGGAGTCGGCGAAGTTCCACGACTGGTACGCCCGCACCCTCGACTCGTACCGCCGCCTGTTCGGCTCGGAGCCTCCGAGCGACATCTGGCCGCCGGTCGCCGATCGGTTCGGCCGCGATTTGCACTTCGCCCGAGTCAACACCGCCACCCACTGGGTCCTCCCTCGCCCGGCGACGATCTTCCGCGGCCTGATCGGGCGGCTTCGTTCTCCAGGCGAGGGGACTGGTCCCGCAATCCTTCCGTGCATTCGCTCGTTCCAACGTTTTGCCTCGCTGCGGGGCCTGGCGACCCTGACCGGAATCTCGATCGTCCTGGCCGGTTGCGGAAGGGATTGGGCGCCTGCCCCCCCTCGCGTGATCGACCTGTCGGGCATGTCCGGCTGGGAGTTCCTCAACCTGTTCGTTCCTCTGACGTTCGGGGCGGTCGTTGGCTCGGTCCTGCTGAGGCAATGGATCAAATTCCGTCCAGCATCGCTCGCGATTCCGGAGATCGACGAGCCTTCCCCGCTGGCCAGCGACCCCGAGAAGCTCGACCCGTATGCCCTGATATTGCTGGCTCGGGGACCCGACCGGACCGGGCCGGTGCAGGCTGCAATCGCCCGGCTGGTCGACGACGGACACCTGACCTTCGATGAAGATACGAAACGCTTCTCGGTCTGCCCGTCGGAGGTTGATCGTCCGCATCATCCGGTCGAGCAATCGGTGATGGACGTGGTCCAGGCACACTCTTCCTCCACGAACTGGAAGCTCGTGAAGGCCGCGGCCCGATCGCGGGTGGTGCGAGACGTCGAGGATTCGCTCCGCGCGCTCGGCTGGCTCCAGTCGTCCGAGAATGCCGTGACCATGCGTCTTGCCCCCCTGCTGCCGCTAGGAGCTGTCTTCCTGCTGGGCTTTTGGCGAATCGACCTGGGACTCCAGCGGGAGCAACCGGTGGGGTTCCTGGTGCTCCTCTGCATCGCGCTGTTCGTCGCCGCAGTGATTCACCTTTTCGTCAAGCCCTGGCGGACGTCGAGTGGCAATGCGCTGGTCAACGCTCTGGACCAACAGAGGGGGCAGATCGTGAACGACCCGCCGAGGGCGTCTGATCCACGGTTCCCCGTAGCCTTCGCCCTGCTGGGTCTGAATGCCTTGCCGGGAGAAGGGGTGTTGGCAGCGCTCCGCCCTGAAATCGTTCCGCCACCTTCAGACGGAAATGGCGGTTGCGGTGGTGACGGCGGGTGTGGCGGGTGCGGGGGATGCGGCGGGTGCGGTGGCTGA
- a CDS encoding pectate lyase translates to MNLSLWVALTLGQVVSVSDRSDPTPPEAEAALHAAVSFFTEKVASHGAYVWRVSSDLTDRRGEGIATPTMAWVQPPGTPSVGEALLDAYLDTIDPLLLDAARDAAHALCLGQMHSGGWYYSIEFDPARRPAFDYRDNPQRPSKAPRNHRMTTLDDDTTQASLRFLIRMDETLDFADPRIHDAARYGLDALISAQHPNGGWYVWWDSFPKPLSEDDYPVLPASYPETWLREWPNTWLGRYVTNDNLMPDVIDTLLLAHRTYDDPRYLTAARRAGDFLILAQMPDPQPAWAQQYNVAMHPEWSRKFEPPAISGGESQGILQVLMRLYRASGDPKYLEPIPKALDYLRRSQLPDGRLARFYELRTNRPLFFTKDYQLTYSSDDMPTHYGFIVPSRLDRIASEYDRLREQPAPRRSSPESISPKLTPTLSRSARAVIDALDDRGAWLDLTEKGTPIIQSATFSENIRVLSRYLAASKAD, encoded by the coding sequence ATGAATCTCTCCCTCTGGGTTGCCCTGACGCTCGGCCAGGTCGTCTCGGTCTCCGACCGCTCCGATCCCACTCCCCCCGAGGCCGAGGCCGCCCTCCATGCCGCCGTCTCCTTCTTTACGGAAAAGGTCGCATCGCACGGGGCCTACGTCTGGCGGGTCAGTTCCGACCTGACCGACCGCCGCGGCGAGGGAATCGCCACCCCGACGATGGCCTGGGTCCAGCCCCCCGGTACCCCGAGCGTCGGCGAGGCCCTGCTCGACGCTTACCTCGACACGATCGATCCCCTCCTGCTCGACGCCGCCCGGGACGCCGCCCACGCCCTCTGCCTCGGCCAGATGCACTCTGGCGGCTGGTATTACTCCATCGAGTTCGACCCCGCCAGGCGCCCGGCCTTCGACTATCGCGACAACCCGCAAAGGCCCTCCAAGGCACCCCGCAACCACCGGATGACCACCCTCGACGACGACACGACCCAGGCCTCCCTCCGCTTCCTCATCCGGATGGATGAGACCCTCGACTTCGCCGACCCCCGCATCCACGACGCCGCCCGCTACGGCCTCGATGCCCTGATTTCCGCCCAGCACCCCAACGGCGGCTGGTACGTCTGGTGGGACTCCTTCCCCAAGCCTCTCTCGGAAGACGACTACCCCGTCCTCCCCGCCTCCTACCCCGAGACCTGGCTCCGCGAATGGCCCAACACCTGGCTCGGGCGTTACGTCACCAACGACAACCTCATGCCCGACGTGATCGACACCCTGCTGCTCGCCCACCGCACCTACGACGACCCCCGCTACCTCACCGCCGCCCGCCGCGCCGGCGACTTCCTCATCCTCGCCCAGATGCCCGACCCCCAACCCGCCTGGGCCCAGCAATACAACGTGGCGATGCACCCCGAGTGGTCCCGCAAGTTCGAGCCCCCCGCCATCAGCGGCGGCGAGTCCCAGGGCATCCTCCAGGTCCTCATGCGGCTTTACCGCGCCTCGGGCGACCCCAAGTACCTCGAACCCATCCCGAAGGCCCTCGACTACCTCCGCCGCTCCCAGCTCCCCGACGGCCGCCTCGCCCGCTTCTACGAACTCCGCACCAACCGCCCGCTCTTTTTCACCAAGGATTATCAACTCACCTATTCCAGTGACGACATGCCCACCCACTACGGCTTCATCGTCCCCTCCCGCCTCGACCGCATCGCCTCCGAATACGACCGCCTCCGCGAGCAACCCGCTCCGCGTCGATCGTCCCCCGAATCCATTTCTCCGAAGCTCACCCCCACCCTCTCCCGATCCGCCCGCGCGGTCATCGACGCTCTCGACGACCGCGGCGCATGGCTCGACCTTACCGAGAAGGGAACCCCAATCATTCAGTCGGCCACCTTTTCGGAGAACATCCGCGTCCTCTCCCGCTATCTCGCCGCCTCGAAGGCCGATTGA
- a CDS encoding SDR family NAD(P)-dependent oxidoreductase, whose amino-acid sequence MPPPDLSGLRCLVLGSTSGIGRATALSLAASGADVIVHGRRSREAAKAVSAECLRLGSARSAVLMADLADRDAGDRLIDEAWTLWDGLDAWLHLAGADTLTGPGADLHFDAKLDLLWSVDVVSTLRLCRRVGALMKQQGRGTILTMGWDQAETGMEGDSGELFAATKGAIMCLTRSLSLSLAPEVRVNCLAPGWIKTSWGEQASDDWQRRAVSEAPLARWGTPDDVAEVARFLVGPSADFLTGQIVRINGGAIR is encoded by the coding sequence ATGCCCCCTCCCGATCTTTCCGGCCTCCGCTGCCTCGTCCTCGGCTCGACCTCCGGCATCGGTCGCGCCACGGCACTTTCCCTGGCTGCCTCTGGCGCTGATGTTATCGTCCACGGCCGCCGGTCGCGCGAGGCCGCCAAGGCCGTTTCGGCCGAATGCCTTCGCCTCGGCTCGGCCCGCTCCGCGGTCCTCATGGCCGACCTCGCCGACCGCGACGCCGGCGATCGCCTCATCGACGAGGCCTGGACGCTCTGGGACGGTCTCGATGCCTGGCTCCACCTCGCCGGCGCCGACACCCTCACCGGCCCCGGCGCCGACCTCCACTTCGACGCGAAGCTCGACCTCCTCTGGTCCGTCGATGTCGTCTCCACCCTCCGTCTCTGTCGCCGGGTCGGTGCCTTGATGAAGCAGCAAGGCCGCGGCACCATCCTCACGATGGGCTGGGATCAGGCCGAAACCGGCATGGAAGGTGACTCGGGCGAGCTGTTCGCCGCCACCAAGGGGGCGATCATGTGCCTCACCCGCTCCCTCTCCCTCAGCCTCGCCCCCGAGGTTCGCGTCAACTGCCTCGCCCCCGGCTGGATCAAAACCTCCTGGGGTGAACAGGCCTCGGACGACTGGCAACGCCGCGCCGTCTCCGAGGCCCCCCTCGCTCGCTGGGGCACCCCCGACGACGTCGCCGAGGTCGCCCGCTTCCTCGTGGGCCCTTCCGCCGATTTCTTGACCGGCCAGATCGTTCGCATCAATGGAGGGGCGATCCGATAA
- a CDS encoding DUF6513 domain-containing protein: MPHRDGPRILFVTGRLAEFALRQVLDDLAPKAKIRAEVAVLPITVAALMPPKWIARHLQVPEGVDRVILPGMCKGDLAPVVEKVAPVPVERGPDDLRDLPRAFGLDSPKADGYGAFDIEILAEINHAPTLPIDALLAQADRFRAEGADRIDLGCDPGGPWLGVGEAVAALREQGHRVSVDSFDPVEVERAVAAGADLVLSVNGSNRDRARDWGVEVVVIPDQVGTLDGLDESVEFLTKHEIPHRLDPIIEPIGFGFAASLGRYLETRRRYPDAAMMMGIGNLTELTDVDSSGMNVALIGFCQELRIGSVLTTAVINWARSSVREIDLARRLAYHAVTNKTLPKHLEPGLVMLRDPKVPAFGPENLRELRRRIKDPNWRIFAEDGMIYALNHQHFLSDSDPFALFDRMGVDEPSHAFYLGYELAKAKTALTLGKHYRQDQALDWGFLTEPEVSAVERRKWERDQHLRHEGGAGGLGS, encoded by the coding sequence ATGCCCCACCGCGACGGCCCCCGCATCCTGTTCGTCACCGGCCGCCTGGCGGAGTTCGCGCTCCGGCAGGTGCTCGATGACCTTGCGCCAAAAGCAAAGATCAGGGCCGAGGTCGCCGTCTTGCCGATCACCGTCGCGGCCCTGATGCCGCCGAAGTGGATCGCCAGGCACCTGCAAGTTCCCGAGGGAGTCGATCGCGTCATCCTTCCCGGCATGTGCAAGGGGGACCTGGCCCCGGTGGTCGAGAAGGTGGCACCCGTGCCCGTCGAGCGCGGCCCGGACGACCTGCGCGACCTGCCGCGCGCCTTTGGTCTCGACAGCCCGAAGGCCGACGGCTACGGTGCCTTCGACATCGAGATCCTCGCCGAGATCAACCACGCGCCGACCCTCCCGATCGACGCGTTACTTGCCCAGGCCGACCGCTTCCGCGCCGAGGGGGCCGACCGGATCGACCTCGGTTGCGACCCCGGAGGCCCCTGGCTCGGCGTCGGCGAGGCGGTGGCCGCGCTCCGGGAGCAGGGGCACCGCGTCTCAGTCGATAGCTTCGACCCCGTCGAGGTCGAGCGCGCCGTCGCCGCCGGGGCTGACCTGGTGCTGAGCGTCAACGGCTCGAACCGCGATCGGGCCCGCGACTGGGGGGTCGAGGTCGTCGTTATCCCCGATCAGGTCGGCACGCTCGACGGCCTGGACGAATCGGTTGAGTTCTTGACGAAGCACGAGATCCCGCATCGCCTCGATCCGATCATCGAGCCGATCGGCTTCGGCTTCGCTGCCTCGCTCGGCCGATACCTGGAAACGCGACGCCGCTACCCCGACGCCGCCATGATGATGGGCATCGGCAACCTCACCGAACTGACGGACGTCGATTCGAGCGGTATGAACGTCGCCCTCATCGGCTTCTGCCAGGAGCTTCGGATCGGCTCCGTCCTGACCACCGCCGTCATCAACTGGGCGCGATCGTCCGTCCGGGAGATCGACCTGGCCCGCCGACTCGCCTATCATGCGGTGACGAACAAGACGTTGCCGAAACACCTGGAGCCCGGCCTGGTGATGCTCCGCGACCCGAAGGTCCCCGCCTTCGGCCCCGAGAATCTCCGGGAACTCCGGCGCCGCATCAAGGACCCGAACTGGCGCATCTTCGCCGAGGACGGCATGATCTACGCCCTCAATCATCAGCACTTCCTCTCCGATTCCGACCCCTTCGCCCTCTTCGACCGCATGGGGGTGGATGAGCCCTCGCACGCCTTCTACCTCGGCTATGAGCTGGCCAAGGCGAAGACCGCCCTGACCCTCGGCAAGCACTACCGCCAGGACCAGGCTCTCGACTGGGGATTCCTCACCGAGCCCGAGGTCAGCGCCGTCGAGCGCCGCAAGTGGGAACGCGACCAGCACCTCCGCCACGAGGGCGGGGCAGGGGGGCTCGGCTCGTGA
- a CDS encoding nitrilase family protein, whose product MRDIRIATAQFEHLDGDKAANLARIRDLTRRAASEGAEVVCFHECAISGYTFLQSLDRDGLASLAEPVPKGPSVAALIEIAREFRVVVMAGLVEIDAEGRLFNSYAVVSPDGFIACHRKLHVFISPFLSPGPGYTVFDHDGVRFGILTCYDNNLPENARATTLLGAEVIIAPHVTGCLPSTMPGRGSVDRSLWDNRHRDPSRLRLEFQGPKARGWLMRWLPARAWENGVYYVFSNPIGVDGDTVKPGLSMILDPHGEILAECHALGDDLAIALLTAETFDAASGRRYLNARRPELYEAITRPHPKGHQPITKPGWSLAYDSSPPS is encoded by the coding sequence ATGCGCGACATCCGCATCGCCACCGCCCAGTTCGAGCACCTCGACGGCGACAAGGCCGCCAATCTCGCCCGTATCCGCGACCTGACCCGCCGCGCCGCGAGCGAAGGGGCCGAGGTGGTCTGTTTCCACGAATGCGCGATCAGTGGCTACACCTTCCTGCAATCGCTCGACCGCGACGGCCTCGCCTCCCTGGCGGAGCCGGTCCCAAAGGGGCCCTCGGTCGCCGCGCTCATCGAGATTGCCCGCGAGTTCCGTGTCGTCGTCATGGCCGGTCTGGTCGAGATCGACGCCGAGGGCCGTTTGTTCAACAGCTACGCCGTGGTCAGCCCTGACGGCTTCATCGCCTGCCACCGGAAGCTGCATGTGTTCATCAGCCCGTTCCTCTCGCCGGGGCCGGGCTACACCGTCTTCGACCACGACGGCGTCCGGTTCGGCATCCTCACCTGCTACGACAACAACCTCCCTGAGAACGCCCGAGCCACCACCCTGCTCGGTGCCGAGGTCATCATCGCCCCGCATGTCACCGGCTGCCTCCCCTCCACCATGCCCGGCCGCGGCTCGGTCGATCGCTCCCTCTGGGACAACCGCCACCGCGACCCTTCCCGCCTCCGCCTCGAATTCCAAGGGCCGAAGGCCCGCGGCTGGCTTATGCGATGGCTCCCTGCCCGCGCCTGGGAGAACGGCGTTTACTACGTCTTCTCCAACCCGATCGGCGTCGACGGCGACACCGTCAAGCCCGGCCTCTCGATGATCCTCGACCCTCATGGCGAAATCCTCGCCGAATGCCACGCCCTCGGCGACGACCTCGCCATCGCCCTCCTCACGGCCGAAACCTTCGACGCCGCCTCCGGCCGCCGCTACCTCAACGCCCGCCGTCCTGAACTCTACGAGGCGATCACCCGCCCCCACCCCAAAGGTCACCAACCCATCACCAAGCCTGGCTGGTCCCTCGCTTACGACTCCTCCCCCCCCTCTTGA
- a CDS encoding serine/threonine protein kinase codes for MGHPATREADNHEAVVNLAIYDFHEAIDQGESPDPAEWAARYPEITAELRAYFDDLARLGLLGLPRLESSPDETIVLGGSVSAEPDSRPRAIDLRTGDVLGDYVLLEILGEGGQGVVWKARAQNAHEIVVALKTLRGPTSGELASADRLRADARAIARMRHENIIRTFYFGEDRGRWFFVMELMEGGTVADRLASFASDPRSAAVLVEKVARAIHHAHTRNPGVLHLDLKPGNLLLTAEGEPKVTDFGLSMRLEAMEPPIQEPGTEEAGEPDGPDDRSATFERAGIVGTLPYLSPEMAGGRWSDVSTASDIYGLGAILYAMLTGREPFHGQDARQTLALVLRGDLTPPSELNPAVDRELESVCLKCLDRDPGRRYGSADALANELSRWLDRRPTLAGGRPSAIREARFWVRRHPLGLASAGLIILLLWGAGLAIRTAELRAENAREAIQLARIVDRELRLIRRATLLLASDPRLREAFEAFPSLDQNAQLRQEIEAFLRTAIEEENLFGIAGENPFVNVFVLDPDGVLRADTLVDSSSVGKRFHVRDYYRTFFDAGSPRMENDAYVARSFDSVKDRQYKIAVSTPIRGEADALLGLLVANFTIGPRLVDVDMRAEAGEAVVLCPIDRSDPLRGLVDPLPPWPYLPVLDRRYEPGSRNPLPPVEPSQLPDFQGNPDLDHAVTGPWGGRLVDYHRVGQTHMIVKRSRGCPWPLSWLPKIF; via the coding sequence ATGGGCCATCCTGCGACCCGAGAGGCAGACAACCACGAGGCTGTCGTCAACCTCGCCATCTACGACTTCCACGAGGCGATTGACCAGGGCGAGTCACCCGACCCCGCCGAGTGGGCGGCCCGCTACCCCGAGATCACTGCCGAACTCCGGGCTTACTTCGATGACCTCGCGCGACTTGGGCTGCTTGGCCTGCCGAGGCTCGAATCCTCCCCGGACGAGACGATCGTCCTGGGCGGGTCGGTCTCTGCGGAGCCCGACTCCCGCCCGAGGGCCATCGACCTCCGGACCGGCGATGTGCTGGGCGATTACGTCCTGCTTGAAATCCTCGGTGAAGGGGGGCAAGGGGTTGTCTGGAAGGCCAGGGCCCAGAACGCTCATGAGATCGTCGTGGCCTTGAAGACCCTCCGGGGGCCAACCTCGGGCGAGTTGGCCTCGGCCGACCGCCTCCGGGCCGATGCCCGCGCGATCGCCCGGATGAGGCACGAGAATATCATCCGAACGTTCTATTTCGGCGAGGACCGCGGGCGTTGGTTCTTCGTCATGGAACTGATGGAAGGTGGAACGGTCGCCGATCGACTCGCCTCCTTCGCATCCGATCCGCGATCGGCGGCAGTGCTCGTCGAGAAGGTGGCGCGGGCAATCCACCATGCCCACACCCGCAACCCTGGCGTGCTGCATCTCGACCTGAAACCCGGCAATCTCCTGCTGACCGCTGAGGGCGAACCCAAGGTCACCGATTTCGGGCTCTCGATGCGGCTCGAAGCGATGGAACCCCCGATCCAGGAACCAGGAACCGAGGAGGCGGGCGAGCCGGACGGCCCGGATGATCGCTCGGCTACCTTCGAGCGTGCCGGGATCGTGGGAACACTCCCGTACCTGTCTCCCGAGATGGCGGGTGGCCGCTGGTCGGACGTTTCGACGGCCTCCGATATCTACGGCCTCGGCGCGATCCTCTACGCCATGCTCACTGGCCGGGAGCCCTTCCACGGGCAAGACGCGAGGCAGACGCTGGCCCTCGTCCTCCGGGGCGATCTCACACCCCCTTCCGAGCTCAACCCGGCCGTCGATCGCGAGCTGGAGAGCGTCTGCCTGAAGTGTCTCGACCGCGACCCCGGTCGACGCTACGGGTCGGCCGATGCCCTGGCGAACGAACTGTCCCGATGGCTCGACCGCCGTCCGACCCTGGCCGGCGGCAGGCCCTCAGCCATCCGGGAGGCACGCTTCTGGGTCCGTCGGCATCCGCTTGGGCTAGCGTCGGCCGGCCTGATCATCCTGTTGCTCTGGGGCGCCGGCCTGGCGATCCGCACCGCTGAGTTGCGGGCCGAAAACGCTCGGGAAGCGATCCAGCTCGCCCGAATCGTTGACCGGGAACTCCGCCTGATCCGCCGCGCAACGCTGCTCCTGGCGAGTGATCCGAGGCTCCGGGAGGCCTTTGAGGCGTTTCCATCGCTGGACCAGAACGCGCAGCTCCGGCAGGAGATCGAGGCGTTCCTCCGGACGGCAATCGAGGAGGAGAACCTGTTCGGGATCGCGGGGGAGAATCCGTTCGTCAACGTCTTCGTACTCGATCCCGACGGCGTCCTCAGGGCCGACACGCTGGTCGACAGCAGCTCCGTCGGCAAACGCTTCCACGTTCGCGATTACTACCGGACCTTCTTCGATGCCGGTTCTCCCCGGATGGAAAACGACGCCTATGTGGCCCGATCCTTCGACTCGGTGAAGGACCGCCAGTACAAGATTGCGGTCTCGACCCCCATCCGGGGGGAGGCTGACGCCTTGCTCGGCCTGCTGGTGGCCAATTTCACCATCGGCCCGCGCCTGGTCGACGTGGACATGCGGGCGGAGGCTGGCGAGGCCGTCGTCCTCTGTCCGATTGACCGTTCTGACCCGCTTCGAGGGCTCGTCGATCCGCTCCCGCCCTGGCCCTATCTCCCTGTGCTCGATCGGCGCTACGAACCCGGCTCCCGGAATCCCTTGCCCCCGGTCGAACCGTCCCAGCTCCCCGATTTTCAGGGTAACCCCGATCTCGACCACGCGGTAACAGGTCCCTGGGGCGGCCGACTCGTCGATTACCACCGCGTCGGCCAGACCCACATGATCGTCAAACGCTCGCGGGGCTGCCCCTGGCCGCTCTCGTGGTTGCCGAAAATATTCTGA
- a CDS encoding CRTAC1 family protein, protein MLDLERRPVADSHRATRWPIPYHLIVLPVLAVSLAGCGAKDSSSVPDAGLEASSEAADPAPFASPDTPDRQPQAANPMIPQESSPFRFSEIASSAGIDFVHVSGMTDDRHYPSANASGVAIFDADNDGLMDLYFASCTYLPLGSSEDGQNRLYRNNGDGTFSDITEASGLGFHGFCHGIVVADFTNNGLPDVFLACYGPNRMYRNNGDGTFSDVSAEAGIENMSRTVIDRETDASGKTVERERPLINWASGGAVLDYDNDGDLDLYVAIHGDWRLPEDDKWCGFEERGIRLYCSPRQIRTVKDVFYRNNGDGTFTDVTDEVGVGRSDGHGFGVVAADLNNDTLIDLYVANDQNPNFLFLNNGDGTFTDATETSGAAFDIDGMAQSGMGVDAEDIDGDGLPELFVTNFQNEYNTLYRNTGDGFFTDMTPFYGLSQDSRPWVGWGCALADFDSDGWPDCFVTNGHVDANHPDFEYPEPPLLLRNVALGDDPTSRRFRLATRDVGPYFDAKHVGRGAAFGDLDNDGDLDIVIVHKDDRPAILRNDTPRDGHHWIRLLLTGTQSNPDAIGAIITVEAGDQTIHRQRKSGTSMLSSNDPRVLIGLGESDRIYRLTIRWPSGAETVLEDVEVDRDLPITEPES, encoded by the coding sequence ATGCTCGACCTCGAACGCCGACCTGTGGCGGACTCGCACAGGGCCACTCGATGGCCAATTCCTTACCACCTGATCGTTCTTCCGGTGCTGGCGGTGTCGCTTGCCGGTTGTGGGGCCAAGGATTCGTCCTCCGTCCCCGATGCTGGTCTGGAGGCATCGTCCGAGGCGGCCGACCCGGCTCCGTTTGCCTCGCCCGACACGCCCGATCGGCAGCCTCAGGCCGCCAATCCGATGATCCCCCAGGAGTCGAGCCCGTTCCGATTTTCCGAGATTGCCTCGTCGGCTGGAATCGACTTCGTCCACGTTTCGGGCATGACCGACGATCGCCACTACCCGTCGGCCAATGCCTCGGGGGTCGCCATCTTCGACGCCGACAACGACGGCCTGATGGATCTCTATTTCGCCTCCTGCACCTATCTGCCGCTCGGTTCGTCCGAAGACGGGCAAAACCGTCTGTATCGGAACAATGGCGACGGGACGTTCTCGGACATTACTGAGGCATCGGGACTCGGATTCCACGGCTTCTGTCACGGGATCGTCGTGGCCGACTTCACCAACAATGGCCTGCCCGATGTCTTCCTTGCCTGCTACGGTCCCAACCGAATGTACCGGAACAATGGCGACGGCACCTTCTCCGACGTCAGCGCCGAGGCAGGCATCGAGAACATGAGCCGCACCGTCATCGACCGTGAAACCGACGCCTCCGGCAAGACGGTTGAGCGCGAACGCCCCCTCATCAACTGGGCTTCGGGTGGAGCCGTGCTCGATTACGACAACGACGGCGATCTTGACCTCTACGTGGCGATTCACGGCGACTGGCGATTGCCCGAGGACGACAAGTGGTGCGGATTCGAGGAACGAGGCATCCGCCTCTATTGTTCTCCTCGCCAGATCCGCACCGTCAAGGATGTTTTCTACCGAAACAACGGCGACGGCACCTTCACCGACGTGACCGATGAGGTTGGCGTCGGTCGCTCCGATGGCCACGGCTTTGGGGTTGTCGCGGCCGACCTGAACAACGACACCCTGATCGACCTGTACGTCGCCAACGACCAGAACCCGAACTTCCTGTTCCTCAACAACGGCGACGGCACCTTCACCGACGCCACCGAGACCTCCGGCGCCGCCTTCGACATTGACGGCATGGCCCAGTCGGGCATGGGGGTCGATGCCGAGGACATCGACGGCGACGGCCTTCCCGAACTGTTCGTGACCAACTTTCAGAACGAGTACAACACCCTCTACCGCAACACCGGCGACGGCTTTTTCACCGACATGACGCCGTTCTACGGCCTCTCGCAGGACAGCCGCCCCTGGGTCGGCTGGGGATGCGCCCTGGCCGATTTCGACTCCGATGGCTGGCCCGATTGCTTCGTCACGAATGGTCACGTTGATGCCAATCATCCTGATTTCGAGTATCCCGAGCCGCCGCTCCTGCTCCGCAATGTCGCCCTCGGCGACGATCCGACCAGCCGCCGCTTCCGCCTGGCGACCCGCGATGTCGGCCCCTATTTCGACGCCAAGCACGTCGGCCGAGGCGCCGCGTTCGGCGACCTCGACAACGACGGCGACCTCGATATCGTGATCGTCCACAAGGATGATCGGCCCGCGATCCTCCGCAACGATACGCCCCGCGACGGTCATCACTGGATTCGACTCCTTCTGACCGGCACCCAGAGCAACCCTGATGCGATCGGCGCCATCATTACGGTCGAAGCCGGCGACCAGACCATCCACCGTCAGCGCAAGTCGGGCACCAGCATGCTTTCGTCCAATGATCCTCGCGTTTTGATCGGTCTCGGCGAGTCCGACCGCATCTACCGCCTCACGATCCGCTGGCCCTCCGGCGCCGAAACGGTCCTCGAAGATGTCGAGGTTGACCGCGACCTGCCGATCACCGAGCCCGAATCATAA
- a CDS encoding SpoIIAA family protein, protein MIEQIQTDSPKLLAFRLSGKLHDEDYRSFVPTIETALAAAGGKVSLLAQFEDFHGWDLHAAWDDLSLGVKHYSDFERIALVGDKKWQEWMTRFCKPFTRANVKYFDASEVEAAWAWLGESD, encoded by the coding sequence ATGATCGAGCAAATCCAAACCGATTCTCCAAAGCTTCTCGCATTCCGACTCAGCGGGAAACTCCATGACGAAGACTATCGGAGCTTTGTCCCCACCATAGAAACGGCTCTCGCGGCGGCCGGGGGTAAGGTCTCGCTGCTGGCGCAGTTCGAGGACTTCCATGGGTGGGACTTGCACGCCGCCTGGGACGATCTCTCGCTAGGCGTCAAGCATTACTCGGACTTCGAGCGCATCGCCCTCGTCGGCGACAAGAAATGGCAAGAATGGATGACTCGCTTCTGCAAGCCATTTACCCGGGCGAACGTGAAATACTTCGATGCGTCCGAAGTCGAAGCTGCCTGGGCCTGGTTGGGTGAAAGCGATTAA